The following coding sequences lie in one Cupriavidus sp. WKF15 genomic window:
- a CDS encoding enoyl-CoA hydratase, which yields MSYENILVETRGRVGLVTLNRPKALNALNDALMDELGAALTAFDKDEGIGAIVITGSEKAFAAGADIGMMAQYSFMDVYKGDYITRNWETIRTIRKPIIAAVAGYALGGGSELAMMCDVIIAAENARFGQPEVKLGTMPGAGGTQRMPRAVSKAKAMDLCLTARMMDAAEAERAGLVSRVVPADKLMDEALSAAEAIAGFSLPVVMMIKESINAAYETTLAEGVRFERRLFHSTFASEDQKEGMAAFVEKRSPNFKHR from the coding sequence ATGTCATACGAAAACATCCTGGTGGAAACGCGTGGCCGCGTCGGCCTGGTCACGCTGAACCGCCCGAAGGCACTGAACGCGCTCAATGACGCGCTGATGGATGAACTGGGCGCCGCGCTGACGGCTTTCGACAAGGATGAAGGCATCGGTGCCATCGTTATCACCGGAAGCGAGAAGGCTTTCGCCGCCGGCGCGGACATCGGCATGATGGCCCAGTACTCGTTCATGGATGTGTACAAGGGCGACTACATCACCCGCAACTGGGAAACCATCCGCACCATCCGCAAGCCGATCATTGCGGCCGTGGCGGGCTACGCGCTCGGTGGCGGCTCCGAACTCGCCATGATGTGCGACGTCATCATTGCGGCCGAAAATGCGCGATTTGGCCAGCCGGAAGTCAAGCTCGGCACCATGCCCGGTGCTGGTGGCACGCAGCGCATGCCGCGCGCGGTGTCCAAGGCAAAGGCCATGGACCTGTGCCTGACCGCGCGCATGATGGATGCCGCTGAAGCCGAACGTGCCGGTCTGGTGTCGCGCGTGGTGCCGGCGGACAAGCTCATGGACGAGGCGCTGTCGGCGGCGGAAGCGATTGCCGGCTTCTCGTTGCCGGTGGTCATGATGATCAAGGAGTCGATCAATGCGGCGTACGAAACTACGCTCGCGGAAGGTGTTCGCTTCGAACGCCGGTTATTCCATTCGACCTTTGCCAGCGAAGACCAGAAGGAAGGGATGGCCGCCTTCGTCGAGAAGCGCAGCCCGAATTTCAAGCATCGCTGA
- a CDS encoding amino acid ABC transporter ATP-binding protein, with the protein MVAARDIVKAFGPLQVLHGVSLTLRKGDVTAVIGPSGSGKSTLLRCLNHLEVIDRGTIEIDGEALASTGPDGAARYVPDAEVRRICRKMGMVFQSFNLFPHMTVLQNIIEAPMTVKGLSRDAAVPRAEELLRKVGLLAKRDNYPARLSGGQKQRVAIARALAMEPDIMLFDEPTSALDPELTGEVLRTMRQLAEEHMTMLVVTHEMGFAREVANHVVFMDEGRILEEGSPERVFGAPAHARTREFLAHML; encoded by the coding sequence ATGGTCGCTGCGCGGGACATCGTCAAGGCATTCGGGCCGCTGCAGGTCCTGCACGGCGTCTCCCTGACCTTGCGCAAGGGCGATGTCACGGCGGTGATCGGGCCTTCGGGCTCGGGCAAGAGTACCTTGCTGCGCTGCCTCAATCACCTCGAGGTGATTGACCGCGGCACCATCGAAATCGACGGCGAGGCGTTGGCAAGCACGGGGCCCGACGGCGCCGCCAGGTACGTGCCGGACGCGGAAGTACGCCGAATCTGCCGCAAGATGGGCATGGTGTTCCAGTCGTTCAACCTGTTCCCGCACATGACGGTGCTGCAGAACATCATCGAAGCGCCGATGACCGTCAAGGGCTTGTCGCGCGATGCCGCGGTGCCCAGGGCGGAGGAGTTGCTGCGCAAGGTTGGGCTGCTGGCCAAGCGGGACAACTATCCCGCGCGGCTGTCCGGCGGGCAGAAGCAACGGGTGGCGATCGCGCGCGCCCTGGCGATGGAACCCGACATCATGCTGTTCGATGAGCCGACTTCCGCGCTAGATCCGGAACTGACCGGTGAAGTCTTGCGGACCATGCGGCAGTTGGCTGAGGAGCACATGACCATGCTGGTCGTCACGCATGAGATGGGCTTTGCTCGTGAGGTCGCCAATCATGTCGTGTTCATGGATGAGGGCAGGATTCTCGAGGAAGGGTCGCCCGAGCGGGTGTTTGGGGCACCGGCCCATGCGCGTACCCGGGAATTCCTGGCGCACATGCTCTGA
- a CDS encoding amino acid ABC transporter permease, whose protein sequence is MDYVLSLLPPLAQGAKVTLTLFVITLALSVPLGLGLALARISKWPLLSGLVNGYIWLMRGTPLMLQMLFIYFALPFVPVVGVRLPDFPAAVVAFALNYAAYFAEIFRAGIKSVDRGQYEASKALGMNYFQTMRRVVLPQMVSRVLPPVSNETITLIKDTSLIYVLALNDILRTARGIVQRDFTTTPFLVAALFYLVMTLILTWFFQHLEKRHAKHDD, encoded by the coding sequence ATGGATTACGTCTTATCCCTTCTGCCGCCATTGGCGCAGGGTGCCAAAGTCACCCTCACACTGTTCGTCATTACGCTCGCTCTCTCGGTACCGCTGGGGCTGGGGCTGGCGCTGGCGCGCATCTCGAAATGGCCGCTGCTGAGCGGCCTTGTCAACGGCTACATCTGGCTGATGCGCGGTACGCCGCTGATGCTGCAGATGCTGTTCATCTATTTCGCGCTGCCGTTCGTGCCGGTCGTCGGCGTGCGCCTGCCGGACTTTCCCGCGGCGGTGGTCGCGTTCGCGCTGAACTACGCGGCTTATTTCGCGGAAATCTTCCGCGCCGGGATCAAGTCGGTCGATCGCGGCCAGTACGAAGCCAGCAAGGCGCTGGGCATGAACTACTTCCAGACCATGCGGCGCGTCGTGCTGCCGCAGATGGTCAGCCGCGTCCTGCCGCCGGTCAGCAACGAGACCATCACGCTGATCAAGGACACGTCCCTGATCTACGTGCTGGCGCTCAACGATATTCTTCGCACCGCGCGCGGCATCGTCCAGCGCGATTTCACCACCACGCCTTTCCTGGTCGCCGCGCTCTTCTATCTGGTGATGACGCTGATCCTGACCTGGTTCTTCCAGCACCTCGAGAAACGCCATGCCAAACATGATGACTGA
- a CDS encoding glycosyltransferase family 9 protein: protein MLQKTKLAEGKSRQRALVVCIGGLGDVVWASASIDALRETYRNDIEIDLLLKHRSGDLFRDDPRISRVLILRGGPRLPLLVNPYKWLILSRALLRYPYHLILDLTINRTDFFPSLSWFFPTAHKVKVYKVRQEVDPPDTHRTTVIQRLLAYCIPDHIARRAMPSLRRPDIDIRMRFGLEAPFICLHTGNSSFYHNRANARLWPVERWVGLLEGWSRFFPHHQPLLIGTPAEAKHVAQIAGRFPGVVNLCGKTSLPEMMALIADSDLLIGTDTGPTHVAAAFRTPVIAIFGPTLSHVTGPAGDSGDMRIVKPLAGTRIEDVQVGQVVSASYELIASREALRRAAQSAPTQAANVADLRPDQHLIRLQIKEKTCHTKTSWWKRVAASAWSR from the coding sequence ATGTTGCAAAAAACGAAATTGGCTGAAGGGAAATCAAGGCAGCGGGCACTGGTTGTTTGCATTGGCGGCCTGGGCGATGTCGTGTGGGCGAGCGCATCCATCGATGCCTTGCGCGAAACCTATCGGAACGATATTGAGATCGACCTGCTGCTGAAGCACCGGTCTGGCGACTTGTTCAGGGACGACCCGCGCATCTCTCGCGTCCTCATCTTGCGCGGCGGCCCCAGGCTTCCGTTGCTGGTGAACCCGTACAAGTGGCTGATACTCTCCCGGGCGCTGCTTCGCTATCCGTATCACCTGATACTGGACCTGACCATCAACCGGACGGACTTTTTTCCAAGCCTGAGCTGGTTCTTCCCGACTGCCCACAAGGTCAAGGTCTATAAGGTGCGCCAGGAAGTGGATCCGCCGGACACCCACAGAACGACAGTAATTCAACGGCTGCTGGCCTATTGCATCCCGGACCATATCGCCCGTCGCGCGATGCCCTCCCTGAGAAGACCGGATATCGATATCCGCATGCGCTTTGGCCTTGAAGCGCCTTTTATCTGCCTGCATACGGGAAACAGTTCGTTCTATCACAACCGGGCGAATGCGCGTCTCTGGCCGGTGGAGCGATGGGTCGGGTTACTGGAGGGTTGGTCGAGGTTCTTTCCCCATCATCAACCCCTGCTGATCGGAACGCCCGCGGAAGCCAAGCATGTCGCGCAGATTGCGGGGAGGTTTCCTGGCGTCGTCAATCTCTGCGGGAAAACCTCCTTGCCCGAAATGATGGCGCTTATCGCCGACTCGGATCTATTGATTGGTACGGATACCGGGCCTACACACGTTGCGGCGGCATTCCGCACCCCAGTCATTGCGATCTTCGGGCCGACGCTGTCGCATGTGACCGGCCCGGCGGGCGATAGCGGAGACATGCGTATCGTCAAGCCATTGGCAGGCACGCGGATAGAGGACGTGCAGGTGGGCCAGGTCGTCAGCGCTTCGTACGAACTGATTGCGAGCCGGGAGGCTCTCCGTCGGGCAGCGCAATCCGCCCCAACACAAGCGGCTAACGTGGCAGACTTGCGACCAGACCAGCATTTGATTCGTTTGCAGATAAAGGAGAAGACATGTCATACGAAAACATCCTGGTGGAAACGCGTGGCCGCGTCGGCCTGGTCACGCTGA
- a CDS encoding amino acid ABC transporter substrate-binding protein, whose product MKKFAALLLISTVALLGACGKKEPAPAAGTEPAPAAASKIIVGLDDNFPPMGFRDSSNELVGFDIDMAKEASQRLGMTVEFKPIDWSAKEAELNGKRVDVLWNGLTITEERKQNISFTAPYMTNHQIVIVGAKSPVKTKAELAGRIVGAQDGSSAVDAIKKEAQVAASLKELKTFGDNVTALMDLSAGRLDAIVVDEVVGRYLISKRAGEYRVLDENFGTEDYGVGVRKDDAELLGKLDKTLGSMKEDGTAARIATKWFGADITK is encoded by the coding sequence ATGAAGAAGTTCGCCGCACTCCTCCTGATTTCGACCGTCGCGCTGCTTGGGGCATGCGGCAAGAAGGAACCGGCCCCCGCCGCCGGCACGGAACCGGCGCCCGCGGCCGCCAGCAAGATCATCGTCGGCCTCGACGACAACTTCCCGCCGATGGGTTTTCGCGACAGCAGCAACGAGCTCGTCGGCTTTGATATCGACATGGCCAAGGAAGCGAGCCAGCGCCTCGGCATGACGGTGGAATTCAAGCCGATCGACTGGAGCGCCAAGGAAGCCGAGCTCAACGGCAAGCGCGTGGATGTCCTGTGGAACGGCCTGACCATCACGGAAGAGCGCAAGCAGAACATCAGCTTCACCGCCCCTTATATGACGAACCACCAGATCGTCATCGTCGGCGCCAAGTCCCCGGTGAAGACCAAGGCCGAGCTGGCCGGCCGCATCGTCGGCGCGCAGGATGGCAGCAGCGCGGTGGACGCCATCAAGAAGGAAGCGCAAGTCGCCGCCAGCCTGAAGGAACTCAAGACCTTTGGCGATAACGTGACGGCCTTGATGGACCTGTCGGCCGGCCGCCTCGATGCGATCGTGGTGGATGAAGTGGTGGGCCGCTACCTCATCAGCAAGCGCGCCGGCGAATACCGCGTGCTGGACGAGAACTTCGGCACCGAAGACTATGGCGTTGGCGTGCGCAAGGACGACGCCGAATTGCTCGGCAAGCTCGACAAGACCCTGGGTTCGATGAAGGAAGACGGCACGGCCGCGCGCATCGCCACGAAGTGGTTCGGCGCCGATATCACCAAGTAA